The following proteins are co-located in the Alcaligenes faecalis genome:
- a CDS encoding Tex family protein produces the protein MTVETLAQQQDHQQILALLASELNIRIQQAASTVELLDNGATVPFIARYRKEATGGLDDNVLRDLEVRLIYLRDMQSRRHAILESIRQQEKLTPELEQAILAADTKQRLEDLYAPYKPKRRTRAQIAREAGLEPLADAILAQKEADPLTLAEGYLNAEAKIDTTKAALDGARDILAERFAEQADLLEAMRDYLWKSAHLYSKVAEGKEQEGDKFRDWFDFNEALRQLPSHRVLALLRGRQQGALDLRLGLNPEQDALLPHPCVLKVAELTDIGADFSADASPRDHWLAEVCRWTWRVKLLTAFESELIGRLREQAEQESTRVFAANLRDLLLAAPAGNKAVLGLDPGIRTGVKAAVIDATGKVLDTATVYPFEPRRDREGAIRTLAGLATRYQVELVAIGNGTASRETEKLVADLQSAFPQLPLTRVVVSEAGASVYSASELAAQEFPDMDVSLRGAVSIARRLQDPLAELVKIDPKSIGVGQYQHDVNQRELARSLDAVVEDCVNAVGVDVNTASAPLLARVSGLNNTLAKNIVIWRDENGAFQSRKQLRDVPRFGEKAFEQAAGFLRIPGAANPLDASAVHPEAYPVAARILERLQTEASDVMGKSGALKGLSPSDFTDERFGLPTVRDIFNEIEKPGRDPRPEFTTAKFQEGINSLNDLTPGMILEGVVTNVANFGAFVDVGVHQDGLVHISALSDTFVKDPRDVVRVGQTVKVKVQEVDVARKRIGLTMRLNDDSGPMRGSSSTNNAPQRRSGNNRPNRQAEPAPTGAMAAAFSKLRR, from the coding sequence TTGCGCGATATGCAATCGCGTCGTCATGCCATTCTGGAATCGATCCGCCAGCAAGAAAAACTGACGCCCGAGCTGGAGCAAGCCATTTTGGCGGCGGACACCAAGCAGCGTCTGGAAGACTTATATGCACCGTACAAGCCCAAGCGTCGTACCCGTGCTCAGATTGCCCGCGAGGCCGGTCTGGAGCCGCTGGCGGACGCCATTCTGGCCCAGAAGGAGGCCGACCCTCTGACGTTGGCCGAAGGCTATCTGAATGCCGAAGCCAAGATCGACACGACCAAAGCTGCTCTGGACGGTGCCCGCGACATTCTGGCCGAACGCTTTGCCGAGCAAGCCGACCTGCTGGAAGCCATGCGCGACTATCTGTGGAAGTCCGCCCACTTGTACTCCAAGGTTGCCGAAGGCAAGGAGCAGGAAGGCGACAAGTTCCGCGACTGGTTCGACTTTAACGAAGCACTGCGCCAACTGCCTTCTCACCGCGTACTGGCTTTGTTGCGCGGTCGCCAGCAAGGTGCGCTGGATCTGCGCCTGGGTCTGAACCCCGAGCAGGATGCGCTTTTGCCCCACCCTTGTGTGCTGAAAGTTGCCGAGCTGACCGATATTGGCGCTGACTTTTCCGCCGACGCCAGCCCACGTGATCACTGGTTAGCCGAGGTCTGCCGCTGGACCTGGCGCGTCAAGTTGCTGACAGCGTTTGAATCCGAGCTGATTGGTCGTCTGCGCGAACAAGCCGAGCAAGAATCCACCCGCGTGTTTGCCGCCAACCTGCGTGATTTGCTGCTGGCGGCCCCCGCTGGCAATAAAGCCGTGCTGGGCCTGGACCCAGGTATTCGTACCGGCGTAAAAGCCGCTGTGATCGATGCAACCGGCAAGGTGCTGGATACGGCCACCGTCTACCCCTTTGAGCCCCGTCGTGACCGCGAAGGCGCCATTCGTACCCTGGCCGGTCTGGCTACTCGCTACCAAGTTGAACTGGTGGCGATTGGTAACGGTACAGCGTCACGCGAAACCGAAAAACTGGTGGCTGACCTGCAATCGGCTTTCCCCCAACTGCCGCTAACCCGCGTCGTCGTGTCCGAGGCCGGTGCTTCGGTGTACTCCGCCTCCGAGCTGGCTGCCCAGGAATTCCCTGACATGGACGTCAGCCTGCGCGGTGCCGTCTCTATTGCCCGCCGCCTGCAAGATCCACTGGCCGAGCTGGTCAAGATCGACCCCAAATCCATTGGTGTGGGTCAGTACCAGCACGACGTGAACCAGCGCGAACTGGCTCGCAGCCTGGACGCCGTCGTCGAGGATTGTGTGAACGCCGTGGGTGTGGACGTCAACACTGCTTCCGCTCCCCTGCTGGCGCGCGTGTCCGGCCTGAACAACACGCTGGCCAAAAACATCGTCATCTGGCGTGACGAAAACGGTGCCTTCCAAAGCCGCAAGCAGTTGCGTGACGTACCACGTTTTGGTGAAAAAGCCTTTGAACAGGCCGCGGGCTTTTTGCGTATTCCCGGCGCAGCCAACCCGCTGGATGCCTCTGCAGTTCACCCGGAGGCCTACCCGGTTGCTGCCCGTATTCTGGAGCGTCTGCAAACCGAAGCCAGTGATGTCATGGGTAAGTCCGGCGCATTGAAAGGCTTGTCGCCGTCGGACTTTACGGATGAACGCTTTGGTTTGCCCACCGTGCGTGATATTTTTAACGAAATTGAAAAACCCGGCCGCGACCCTCGCCCTGAATTCACCACCGCCAAGTTCCAGGAAGGCATCAACTCTCTGAACGATTTGACGCCCGGCATGATTCTGGAAGGCGTAGTCACCAACGTAGCCAACTTTGGCGCCTTCGTGGACGTAGGCGTACACCAGGACGGTCTGGTCCATATCTCGGCCCTGTCCGACACCTTTGTGAAAGACCCGAGAGATGTCGTTCGCGTGGGTCAGACGGTTAAGGTTAAAGTTCAGGAAGTGGATGTAGCCCGCAAGCGTATTGGTTTGACCATGCGCCTGAACGACGACAGCGGCCCGATGCGTGGTTCCAGCAGCACAAACAACGCTCCCCAGCGCCGTTCCGGAAACAATCGTCCCAACCGGCAAGCTGAACCGGCACCAACCGGTGCCATGGCAGCCGCCTTTAGCAAGCTTCGGAGATAA
- a CDS encoding tryptophan--tRNA ligase, whose translation MTTRVLTGVTTTGIPHLGNYAGAIRPAIRASQQADVDAFFFMADYHALIKCDDPERVAISRRAIAATWLACGLDVEKVTFYRQSDIPEIPELSWMLGCVTGKGLMNRAHAYKASVDKNEAAGVEPDDGVTMGLFSYPVLMAADILMFNAHKVPVGRDQVQHLEMARDIAKSFNHLYGRGKELFVLPEVQVEEDVALLPGLDGRKMSKSYDNTIPLFEGGAKALKSAIARIVTDSKGPGESKDPDESHLTALYKAFATPEQTQAFRQQLIDGMAWGEAKDALHQLLEAMIAPMRDRYEALMARPQDIEDLLQVGARKARAYATPFIHELKAAVGLRDPLSVAVSKTEAKARKARFVNFRDEDGTFRFRLQDAAGQELFLSRSYADPKQAGVAIKALQTAAFAEVAKQEGQELHIHCAGEEVARVSADLRDALEAALDSMRD comes from the coding sequence ATGACGACACGAGTACTGACCGGCGTTACAACGACCGGTATTCCACACTTGGGTAATTATGCCGGGGCGATTCGTCCGGCTATCCGTGCTAGCCAGCAAGCTGATGTCGACGCATTTTTCTTCATGGCGGACTACCACGCCCTGATCAAATGTGACGACCCGGAACGCGTAGCCATTTCGCGCCGTGCGATTGCGGCTACCTGGCTGGCCTGCGGCCTGGATGTGGAAAAAGTAACGTTCTACCGTCAATCCGATATTCCGGAGATTCCGGAGTTGTCCTGGATGCTGGGCTGTGTAACCGGCAAGGGCTTGATGAACCGTGCGCACGCTTACAAGGCTTCTGTCGACAAGAATGAGGCGGCGGGCGTAGAGCCTGATGATGGCGTTACCATGGGCCTGTTCAGCTACCCCGTACTGATGGCGGCCGACATCCTGATGTTCAATGCCCATAAGGTACCTGTGGGCCGGGATCAGGTGCAGCACCTGGAAATGGCACGCGATATCGCCAAGAGCTTCAATCACCTGTATGGCCGTGGCAAGGAGCTGTTTGTCTTGCCTGAGGTGCAGGTAGAAGAGGACGTGGCCCTCTTGCCCGGCCTGGATGGCCGCAAGATGTCCAAGAGCTATGACAACACCATTCCCTTGTTTGAAGGTGGTGCCAAGGCACTGAAGTCTGCCATCGCCCGCATCGTGACGGACTCCAAAGGTCCCGGCGAGTCTAAAGACCCCGATGAGTCGCACCTGACGGCCTTGTACAAGGCCTTTGCGACACCCGAGCAGACTCAAGCCTTCCGTCAGCAGTTGATCGACGGTATGGCCTGGGGCGAGGCTAAGGATGCTTTGCATCAGTTGCTGGAAGCCATGATTGCGCCCATGCGGGATCGCTACGAAGCCTTGATGGCTCGTCCTCAGGATATTGAGGATTTGCTGCAAGTTGGCGCGCGCAAGGCCCGAGCCTACGCCACCCCCTTCATCCATGAATTGAAGGCGGCCGTGGGCCTGCGTGACCCCTTGAGCGTGGCAGTTAGCAAGACTGAAGCCAAGGCTCGTAAAGCTCGTTTTGTGAACTTCCGCGACGAAGACGGCACCTTCCGTTTCCGCCTGCAAGATGCTGCTGGACAAGAGCTGTTTCTGTCTCGCTCTTACGCAGACCCAAAACAGGCTGGTGTGGCGATCAAGGCACTGCAGACAGCGGCTTTTGCCGAAGTCGCCAAACAGGAAGGTCAGGAGCTGCACATTCATTGCGCTGGTGAAGAAGTGGCACGTGTCTCGGCAGATTTGCGCGATGCGCTCGAAGCGGCTTTGGATTCGATGCGAGACTAG
- the zapE gene encoding cell division protein ZapE has translation MNVHEYYHQALAEKGYRADQAQEQAIDRLQRYYDEWVEFRRMRSGALRRMFSRPEVPRGVYLWGGVGRGKSFLMDAFYLTVPLKRKTRIHFHEFMRGVHKELNQVKGMSDPLDEVAKRIAKRYRLICFDEFHVSDVADAMILYKLLLGLFERGTSFVMTSNYEPSTLYPEGLHRDRILPAIALIQKNMDIMNVDTGVDYRRRALEQVKTYLTPLGPQTTAELQAMFTALSDTAPQEPVLSIENRDVKAVALSGSAVWFDFETLCVSARSQNDYLELANRFQTVILSDVPRMTARDASAARRFTWLVDVFYDHKVKFIMSAAVPEDQLYVDGPMANEFHRTVSRLMEMQSREYLESERRQAVIL, from the coding sequence ATGAATGTTCACGAGTATTACCATCAGGCTTTAGCGGAAAAAGGCTACCGTGCCGACCAGGCACAGGAGCAGGCTATAGACCGGTTGCAACGCTATTACGACGAGTGGGTGGAGTTTCGCAGAATGCGCTCCGGGGCCTTGCGTCGTATGTTTTCCCGTCCGGAAGTGCCGCGTGGTGTGTACCTGTGGGGTGGGGTCGGGCGCGGCAAGAGCTTCCTGATGGACGCCTTCTACCTGACGGTGCCGCTCAAGCGCAAAACTCGGATTCACTTCCATGAGTTCATGCGCGGCGTGCACAAAGAGCTGAATCAGGTCAAAGGCATGAGTGATCCCTTGGATGAGGTCGCCAAACGTATCGCCAAGCGTTATCGCCTGATCTGTTTTGACGAGTTCCACGTCTCGGATGTGGCCGATGCCATGATTTTGTACAAGCTGCTGCTGGGCCTGTTCGAGCGCGGTACGTCCTTTGTGATGACCTCCAACTACGAGCCTTCCACCTTGTATCCGGAAGGCCTGCACCGCGACCGCATCTTGCCCGCTATTGCGCTGATCCAGAAGAACATGGACATCATGAACGTGGACACGGGGGTGGATTACCGTCGCCGTGCGCTGGAGCAGGTGAAAACCTATTTGACGCCATTGGGGCCACAGACCACCGCAGAGTTGCAAGCCATGTTCACGGCCTTGTCGGACACGGCCCCTCAAGAGCCGGTGCTCAGCATCGAAAACCGGGATGTAAAAGCGGTGGCCTTGTCAGGCTCGGCTGTCTGGTTTGATTTCGAGACTTTGTGCGTCAGCGCACGTTCGCAGAACGATTATCTGGAACTGGCTAACCGATTCCAGACTGTGATCCTGTCCGATGTTCCCCGCATGACGGCTCGTGATGCTTCTGCGGCCCGGCGCTTTACCTGGCTGGTCGATGTTTTTTACGATCACAAAGTCAAATTTATTATGTCCGCGGCGGTGCCCGAGGATCAGTTGTATGTCGATGGCCCCATGGCCAATGAGTTCCACCGTACTGTCTCGCGTTTGATGGAAATGCAATCGCGCGAGTACCTGGAGTCAGAGCGGCGCCAGGCAGTTATTTTGTAG
- the lpdA gene encoding dihydrolipoyl dehydrogenase: MAKQFDVVVIGAGPGGYIAAIRAAQLGMSVACVDAWSTAEGKPAPGGTCTNVGCIPSKALLQSSEHFEHANLHLADHGVDVKGVSLNLDKLIGRKDVVVKQNNDGILYLFKKNKVNFFHGTASFGGKVDGGWSVNVAGANAEELVAKNVIIATGSSARALPGADFDEEQILSNDGALRLPKVPKKLAVIGAGVIGLELGSVWRRLGAEVTILEGAPEFLSAVDRDVAKEALKAFTKQGLKINVGVKVGEIKKTAKSVAINYVDAAGAEHKLEADKLIVSIGRVPNTAGLGADTIGLKLDERGFVVVDDDCATSLPGIWAVGDVVRGPMLAHKAEEEGVAVAERLAGQQPHVNFDTVPWVIYTSPEIAWVGKTEQQLKTEGRAYRAGSFPFLANGRARALGDTTGFVKVLADAKTDEVLGVHFVGPVASELVAEAVAIMEFRGASEDIARICHAHPTLSEALKEAALAVDKRALNF; this comes from the coding sequence ATGGCTAAGCAATTTGATGTTGTCGTGATTGGTGCAGGCCCTGGTGGCTACATCGCCGCCATCCGCGCTGCTCAACTGGGTATGAGCGTCGCTTGCGTGGATGCATGGTCCACCGCGGAAGGCAAACCCGCTCCTGGCGGTACGTGCACCAACGTTGGTTGCATTCCTTCCAAGGCCTTGCTGCAATCGTCCGAACACTTCGAGCACGCCAATTTGCATCTGGCTGATCATGGCGTGGATGTCAAGGGCGTATCGCTGAATCTGGACAAGCTGATCGGTCGTAAAGACGTGGTCGTCAAGCAGAACAACGACGGCATTCTGTACCTGTTCAAAAAGAACAAGGTTAACTTCTTTCACGGTACGGCCTCTTTTGGCGGCAAGGTTGACGGCGGCTGGTCGGTGAACGTGGCCGGTGCCAATGCCGAAGAGCTGGTTGCCAAGAACGTCATCATCGCTACCGGTAGTTCGGCTCGTGCCTTGCCTGGTGCCGATTTCGACGAAGAGCAAATTTTGTCCAACGACGGCGCACTGCGTCTGCCCAAGGTTCCCAAGAAGCTGGCCGTTATCGGTGCTGGCGTGATCGGTCTGGAACTGGGTAGCGTGTGGCGTCGTCTGGGCGCCGAAGTGACCATTCTGGAAGGGGCTCCCGAGTTCCTGTCCGCTGTGGATCGCGACGTTGCCAAGGAAGCTCTGAAGGCTTTCACCAAGCAAGGTCTGAAGATCAATGTGGGCGTGAAAGTGGGTGAAATCAAAAAGACGGCCAAGAGTGTTGCCATCAACTATGTGGACGCCGCTGGTGCCGAGCACAAGCTGGAGGCCGACAAGTTGATCGTGTCCATTGGCCGTGTGCCTAACACGGCCGGTCTGGGTGCAGACACCATTGGTCTGAAACTGGACGAGCGCGGCTTCGTGGTGGTGGACGACGATTGCGCCACCAGCCTGCCAGGTATCTGGGCGGTGGGTGACGTGGTGCGTGGTCCTATGCTGGCTCACAAGGCCGAAGAGGAAGGTGTGGCTGTGGCCGAGCGTCTGGCTGGTCAGCAACCCCACGTCAACTTCGACACCGTGCCTTGGGTTATTTACACCTCGCCCGAAATCGCCTGGGTTGGCAAGACCGAACAGCAACTGAAGACCGAAGGCCGTGCTTACCGCGCTGGCAGCTTCCCCTTCCTGGCTAATGGCCGTGCCCGCGCATTGGGTGACACTACCGGCTTTGTGAAGGTTCTGGCGGATGCCAAGACGGACGAAGTTCTGGGCGTGCACTTTGTGGGCCCTGTGGCTTCCGAGCTGGTGGCTGAAGCTGTTGCCATTATGGAATTCCGTGGCGCGTCGGAAGATATCGCCCGTATTTGCCATGCTCACCCAACCCTGTCCGAAGCCCTGAAAGAAGCGGCCTTGGCAGTGGACAAACGCGCTCTGAACTTCTGA
- the odhB gene encoding 2-oxoglutarate dehydrogenase complex dihydrolipoyllysine-residue succinyltransferase, whose product MAITDVLVPQLSESISEATLLEWKKQPGEMVQADEILIEVETDKVVLEVPAPASGVLSEIVKANGSTVTSGDVLARIDSEGKASAAAPAAAQEAAPAAAPAAAAPATSSAASSVASPAAAKILAEKGVEASSVEGSGRGGRITKGDALEANAAAASKPAAAPVAPATLSLDGRPEQRVPMSRLRARIAERLLQSQSENAMLTTFNEVNMQAVLDLRKKYKDQFEKEHGVKLGFMSFFVKAAVAALKKYPVLNASVDGKDVIYHGYFDIGVAVGSPRGLVVPILRNADQMSIADIEKQIADFGARARDGKLTLEEMTGGTFSISNGGVFGSMLSTPIINPPQSAILGIHATKDRAVVENGQIVIRPMNYLAMSYDHRIIDGREAVLGLVAMKEALEDPQRLLLNV is encoded by the coding sequence ATGGCAATTACTGACGTTCTGGTTCCCCAACTTTCTGAATCCATCTCCGAAGCCACCTTGCTGGAATGGAAAAAACAACCTGGCGAAATGGTTCAGGCCGACGAAATCCTGATCGAGGTCGAAACTGACAAGGTTGTGCTGGAAGTTCCCGCTCCTGCATCGGGTGTACTGAGCGAAATCGTCAAGGCCAACGGCAGCACCGTGACCTCCGGTGACGTGCTGGCCCGTATCGACTCCGAAGGCAAGGCCAGCGCCGCCGCTCCTGCTGCCGCTCAAGAAGCTGCCCCAGCCGCTGCGCCCGCTGCTGCTGCCCCAGCCACCAGTTCGGCTGCTTCCTCGGTTGCTTCGCCTGCTGCTGCCAAGATCCTGGCTGAGAAAGGCGTGGAAGCCAGCTCCGTGGAAGGCTCCGGCCGTGGTGGTCGCATCACCAAGGGCGACGCTCTGGAAGCCAACGCCGCTGCCGCCAGCAAGCCTGCGGCTGCTCCTGTTGCACCCGCCACCTTGTCTCTGGATGGCCGTCCAGAGCAGCGCGTGCCCATGAGCCGCCTGCGTGCTCGTATCGCCGAGCGTCTGCTGCAGTCGCAATCCGAAAACGCCATGTTGACCACGTTCAACGAAGTGAACATGCAAGCGGTGCTGGATTTGCGTAAAAAATACAAAGATCAGTTCGAGAAAGAGCACGGTGTGAAACTGGGTTTCATGTCCTTCTTCGTGAAAGCGGCTGTGGCTGCGTTGAAGAAGTACCCCGTGCTGAACGCCTCGGTGGATGGCAAAGACGTCATCTATCACGGTTACTTTGACATCGGTGTGGCCGTTGGCAGCCCACGCGGTTTGGTGGTGCCCATCCTGCGTAACGCCGATCAAATGTCCATCGCTGACATCGAAAAGCAAATCGCTGACTTCGGTGCCCGTGCTCGCGACGGCAAGCTGACCCTGGAAGAAATGACAGGCGGTACCTTCTCGATCTCCAACGGTGGTGTGTTCGGCTCCATGCTGTCCACTCCCATCATCAACCCACCTCAGTCCGCCATCCTGGGCATTCACGCCACCAAGGACCGTGCTGTTGTGGAGAACGGTCAGATCGTGATTCGCCCCATGAACTACCTGGCCATGTCCTACGACCACCGCATCATCGACGGCCGCGAAGCCGTTCTGGGTCTGGTGGCCATGAAGGAAGCCTTGGAAGATCCACAGCGTCTGCTGTTGAACGTCTAA
- a CDS encoding 2-oxoglutarate dehydrogenase E1 component produces the protein MSSQKELLSNSYLFGSNAPYVEELYESYLDNPGSVADQWREYFDQLQHQPATDGRDSTRDQAHAPIVESFAQRAKANAFLTSAQAPDLTVAMKQVSVQSMIAAYRSLGARIADLDPLKRSERPSIPELDPAFYGLTEADLDQVYSATNTYFTKADTMTLRDMLKALRDTYSRSVGAEFMYISDPVVKRWIQQRLESVHGTGSFNVEQKRNILKQLTEAEGLERFLHTKYVGQKRFSLEGGESFIACMDEVVNHAGENGVQEIIVGMAHRGRLNMLVNIMGKMPGDLFAEFEGRHAEGLTDGDVKYHNGFSSDLSTRGGPVHLSLAFNPSHLEIVNPVVEGSVRARQDRRSDEDGSQVLPVLVHGDAAFAGQGVVMETLNLAQTRGYGTGGTLHIVINNQIGFTTSDPRDTRSTLYCTDVVKMIEAPVFHVNGDDPEAVVFVTQLALDFRREFKHDVVVDIVCFRKLGHNEQDTPSMTQPLMYKTIGQHNGTRKLYADKLVAQGVLSDNEPEDLVKGYRQLMEDGKRTVEPVLTDYKNKYATDWSAFLGAKWTDQADTALPMSELTRIGEKLTTVPEGFTVHPLVNRMLNDRRAMARGEAQVDWGMGEHLAFATLVNNGYAIRITGQDSGRGTFTHRHAVLHDQKRERWNDGTYIPLQNVSEGQATFTVIDSVLSEEAVLAFEYGYASAEPNILTIWEAQFGDFANGAQVVIDQFITSGEAKWGRHCGLTLMLPHGYEGQGPEHSSARIERFLQLCADNNIQVVQPTNGAQIFHVLRRQMIRPFRKPLVIMTPKSLLRNKDATSPLSDLAEGHFMPVIGETDQAIDAAAVKRVLACSGKVYYDLVNHRKELERNDIAIIRVEQLYPFAHKAFQAELAKYSNAKEVIWVQDEPQNQGAWFYVQHHIYENMTEGQKLGYAGRAASASPAVGYLAKHQEQHKVLLEQAFGARKGFMLTK, from the coding sequence ATGTCATCGCAAAAAGAACTGCTTAGTAATTCATATCTGTTCGGGAGCAATGCTCCTTACGTCGAAGAACTCTACGAGTCCTACCTCGACAATCCGGGCTCTGTTGCCGACCAATGGCGCGAGTACTTCGATCAACTACAGCATCAGCCAGCGACTGACGGCCGCGACAGCACCCGCGATCAAGCGCACGCGCCTATTGTCGAGTCCTTCGCCCAACGTGCCAAAGCCAATGCCTTCCTGACCAGCGCGCAAGCACCGGATCTGACCGTTGCCATGAAGCAGGTGTCGGTCCAGTCCATGATTGCGGCGTACCGTTCTCTGGGTGCCCGTATTGCCGATCTGGATCCCTTGAAGCGTTCCGAGCGACCCAGCATTCCAGAACTGGATCCCGCTTTTTACGGCTTGACGGAAGCGGATCTGGACCAGGTCTACTCCGCTACCAACACCTACTTCACCAAAGCCGACACCATGACGCTGCGCGACATGCTCAAGGCCTTGCGTGATACGTACTCCCGTTCGGTGGGCGCAGAATTCATGTACATCTCCGACCCGGTGGTCAAACGCTGGATTCAGCAGCGTCTGGAGTCCGTGCATGGTACTGGTTCGTTCAACGTTGAGCAAAAACGCAATATCTTGAAGCAGTTGACCGAGGCCGAAGGCCTGGAGCGTTTCCTGCACACCAAATACGTAGGCCAGAAGCGCTTCTCCCTGGAGGGTGGTGAAAGTTTCATTGCTTGTATGGATGAAGTCGTCAATCACGCTGGCGAGAACGGCGTTCAGGAAATCATCGTGGGCATGGCTCACCGTGGTCGTCTGAACATGCTGGTCAACATCATGGGCAAAATGCCCGGTGACCTGTTTGCCGAGTTTGAAGGCCGTCACGCTGAAGGCCTGACCGACGGCGACGTGAAATATCACAATGGTTTCTCCAGCGACCTGTCCACCCGTGGCGGTCCGGTTCACTTGTCCTTGGCCTTTAACCCCTCCCACCTGGAAATTGTTAATCCAGTGGTCGAAGGTTCGGTCCGTGCTCGCCAGGACCGTCGTAGCGACGAGGACGGCAGCCAGGTTCTGCCCGTGCTGGTTCACGGTGACGCGGCCTTTGCTGGTCAGGGTGTGGTCATGGAAACACTGAACCTGGCCCAGACTCGTGGTTACGGTACCGGTGGCACGCTGCACATCGTTATTAACAACCAGATCGGTTTCACCACCTCTGACCCCCGCGATACACGCTCCACGCTGTATTGCACGGACGTGGTCAAGATGATTGAAGCCCCAGTATTCCACGTAAACGGCGACGATCCTGAAGCCGTGGTGTTCGTGACTCAGTTGGCTCTGGATTTCCGCCGTGAGTTCAAGCACGACGTCGTGGTTGATATTGTTTGCTTCCGTAAACTGGGCCACAACGAGCAAGATACGCCTTCGATGACCCAGCCGCTGATGTACAAGACGATTGGTCAGCACAATGGCACCCGCAAGCTGTACGCTGATAAGCTGGTTGCACAAGGTGTTCTGTCCGATAACGAACCCGAAGATCTGGTCAAGGGCTATCGTCAACTGATGGAAGACGGCAAGCGGACGGTTGAACCTGTTCTGACTGACTACAAGAACAAGTACGCCACCGACTGGTCTGCCTTCCTGGGCGCCAAATGGACCGACCAGGCTGATACCGCCTTGCCGATGTCCGAGCTGACACGCATCGGTGAAAAACTGACGACCGTGCCAGAAGGCTTTACCGTTCACCCTCTGGTCAACCGCATGTTGAACGACCGCCGTGCCATGGCGCGTGGTGAAGCGCAAGTGGATTGGGGCATGGGCGAGCACCTGGCCTTTGCAACCTTGGTGAACAATGGCTATGCCATTCGTATTACCGGGCAGGATTCGGGCCGTGGTACGTTCACGCACCGCCATGCCGTGCTGCATGATCAAAAACGCGAACGCTGGAACGACGGTACCTACATTCCTTTGCAGAACGTCTCCGAAGGCCAAGCTACCTTCACGGTGATTGACTCGGTCTTGTCCGAAGAAGCCGTGCTGGCCTTTGAATACGGTTACGCTTCGGCAGAGCCCAATATCTTGACGATCTGGGAAGCCCAGTTCGGCGACTTTGCCAACGGCGCCCAGGTTGTGATTGACCAGTTCATTACATCGGGTGAAGCCAAATGGGGCCGTCATTGCGGCCTGACCTTGATGCTGCCACACGGTTACGAAGGTCAGGGTCCCGAGCACTCTTCGGCACGTATCGAGCGTTTCTTGCAACTGTGTGCAGACAACAATATCCAGGTTGTCCAGCCCACCAATGGTGCCCAGATCTTCCACGTTCTGCGTCGCCAGATGATCCGTCCTTTCCGCAAGCCTTTGGTCATCATGACGCCCAAGTCCTTGCTGCGTAACAAAGATGCTACCTCGCCATTGAGCGATCTGGCTGAAGGCCACTTCATGCCTGTAATCGGTGAAACGGATCAGGCGATTGATGCAGCCGCTGTCAAACGTGTTCTGGCTTGCTCGGGCAAGGTTTACTACGATCTGGTCAACCACCGCAAAGAGCTGGAGCGCAACGATATTGCCATTATCCGTGTGGAGCAGTTGTATCCGTTTGCCCACAAGGCCTTCCAGGCAGAGCTGGCTAAGTACAGCAACGCCAAGGAAGTTATCTGGGTTCAGGACGAACCTCAAAACCAAGGTGCATGGTTCTACGTTCAGCATCACATCTACGAGAACATGACCGAAGGTCAGAAGCTGGGTTACGCCGGTCGTGCCGCGTCCGCTTCGCCGGCTGTTGGTTACCTGGCCAAGCACCAGGAACAACACAAGGTGTTGCTGGAGCAGGCTTTCGGCGCTCGCAAAGGCTTCATGCTGACCAAATAA